In Nicotiana tabacum cultivar K326 chromosome 11, ASM71507v2, whole genome shotgun sequence, a single window of DNA contains:
- the LOC107827606 gene encoding uncharacterized protein LOC107827606, translated as MDFFFRNVNDDSSTIQQDIVRCPFLRNINEPTNFSFSSSMAFPLPVREGKGPIFVDGPNFDMAFRLFHGQNGVVPLSGRPSMKPDAAPASPNFNPLAAKAATISLSAFGSGGPFGFDAFSEKWKKLNSKSNKKDSSSKGGDSKHEALSNEWLQSGNCPIAKSYRAVSNVLPLVAKAFQPPPGMNLRCPPAIVAARAALAKTAFAKNLRPQPLPAKVLVIGVMGMAANIPLGIWREHTEKFSPSWFAAVHAAVPFIGMLRKSVLMPKAAMAFTIAASILGQVIGSRAERYRLKAVASKKLILTENSTPANSQLVVNGVRGGHCGEIVDWSKGPLQIAGPASTTSVFS; from the exons ATGGATTTTTTCTTTAGGAATGTAAATGATGATTCTTCAACTATCCAGCAAGATATTGTTAGGTGCCCATTTTTGCGGAACATCAATGAGCCAACAAACTTTTCCTTCTCAAGCTCCATGGCTTTCCCACTTCCT GTACGTGAGGGGAAAGGTCCTATCTTTGTGGATGGTCCTAATTTTGACATGGCGTTCAGGCTTTTCCACGGGCAGAATGGCGTTGTTCCACTTTCAGGGAGACCGTCCATGAAGCCAGATGCTGCACCTGCATCACCTAATTTCAACCCTCTGGCAGCAAAAGCAGCTACCATAAGCCTCTCGGCTTTTGGATCTGGAGGTCCTTTTGGTTTTGATGCATTCTCAGAGAAGTGGAAGAAATTGAactccaaatcaaataaaaaagacTCTTCTTCCAAG GGAGGAGACTCAAAACATGAAGCGCTAAGCAATGAGTGGTTGCAGAGTGGGAATTGTCCTATTGCGAAGTCCTACCGTGCAGTGAGTAATGTCCTTCCTCTTGTGGCAAAGGCTTTTCAGCCCCCTCCTGGCATGAACCTCAGGTGCCCCCCGGCGATAGTTGCTGCGCGTGCTGCTCTAGCAAAGACTGCCTTCGCGAAGAACTTGCGGCCACAACCTCTACCTGCAAAAGTCTTAGTGATTGGTGTTATGGGCATGGCTGCAAATATTCCTTTAGGCATATGGAGAGAACACACTGAAAAATTTTCGCCATCATGGTTTGCAGCAGTACATGCTGCTGTACCATTCATTGGTATGCTCAGGAAGTCTGTGTTGATGCCTAAAGCAGCCATGGCATTTACCATAGCAGCATCTATCTTGGGACAAGTCATAGGCTCTAGGGCTGAACGATATAGGCTGAAAGCCGTTGCAAGTAAAAAATTGATTCTTACTGAAAACTCAACTCCTGCCAACAGTCAACTCGTGGTTAATGGAGTTAGAGGTGGACACTGCGGTGAGATCGTTGATTGGAGCAAAGGTCCTCTGCAGATTGCTGGTCCCGCTTCAACAACCAGTGTATTTAGCTGA
- the LOC142165910 gene encoding uncharacterized protein LOC142165910, which translates to MATEKIDHTHPLLLQPSDTSGLILIRIQLTGSENYGLWSRSMRLALKAKRKLGFVTGTCAKELYKDAPLEEWETCNAIELWVEYDVLVPFSDCGYPRSKEHITHLPQQRVVQFLDDLNDTYDQAR; encoded by the exons ATGGCGACTGAGAAAATCGACCATACGCATCCACTTTTACTTCAACCTTCTGATACATCTGGATTGATTTTGATTCGAATTCAGCTCACAGGTTCAGAGAACTATGGACTGTGGAGTAGATCGATGCGACTTGCTCTCAAGGCCAAAAGGAAGCTAGGGTTCGTAACAGGAACGTGTGCTAAAGAGTTGTACAAGGATGCTCCTCTCGAGGAGTGGGAAACTTGTAACGCCATA GAGTTATGGGTTGAGTATGATGTTTTAGTGCCATTTTCAGACTGTGGTTATCCTAGATCTAAAGAACACATAACTCATTTGCCTCAACAAAGGGTGGTGCAATTTCTGGATGACCTAAATGACACTTATGATCAAGCTCGTTGA